The Chloroflexota bacterium nucleotide sequence GCGCGCTGGGTCTGCAAACAGCGCTCATCAGCAACTGCATTCCGGAGATTCCCCTCCTTTGGTCCACGACGCCCTACGCCGAGGCGATCGACGAACCACTGTTTTCCTGCGTTGAGCGGCTCACCAAGCCCGATCCCGCCATCTACTTGCGCGCCTGCGAGCGCCTGAGGGTTGATCCATCGGACTGCATGTACGTCGGCGATGGCGCGCAGGGTGAGCTCACCGGCGCTCAGCGAGTTGGGATGCGCACCATCCTCATCACGACGCCGGGAAGGCCGGCGGAGAAGTACTCGGAACAAGAGTCGTGGCGGGGCGAGTCGATCGACGCGCTCGGCGAGCTTCCCGGTCTCACGACCGGCACCGCCGCGACCGATTGACC carries:
- a CDS encoding HAD-IA family hydrolase, translated to MTNQRHDPSGSAPVAAVVFDLFNTLTPPVDDAAFRACRIEMARAVGVDPDAFSQAWSKAWRERYDGTFPTIQACVRGVCAALGAQPDAAAVEEASRIRVQCTRRILRPRPDALAALAQVRALGLQTALISNCIPEIPLLWSTTPYAEAIDEPLFSCVERLTKPDPAIYLRACERLRVDPSDCMYVGDGAQGELTGAQRVGMRTILITTPGRPAEKYSEQESWRGESIDALGELPGLTTGTAATD